A region from the Riemerella anatipestifer genome encodes:
- a CDS encoding NAD(P)/FAD-dependent oxidoreductase yields MKNVEYIIVGDGYAGLFFAHQLLKNNHSFVLFSDGEKGASQVSAGIVNPVVLKKFTTFWKANEQIEFLTDTIKEIEAYTGTNYLIEAPIHRIFHDESERELWKKKRLEKEDLKPFLSDDFYTLENVENPFETGKVLRSSRLNVPLFFSNYLHYLERQNKLIKERFDYNQIDVENNKYKDWIYKKIVFAEGIGVKNNPFFRDIMVNPNKGHHLKVKLSKELYSDVTIKKKHFLFPLEETNSFYYGGTYDRDNTDEKIDTKAVEQLENGLKEFYPFDFEIQEVCYGFRPTVKDRRPILGAHEVYSNLYVFNGLGARGILNGSYFSKILYDFTQTQIELPKEVNGLRFFS; encoded by the coding sequence ATGAAAAATGTAGAATATATTATTGTAGGAGATGGCTATGCTGGATTATTTTTTGCTCATCAATTATTGAAAAATAATCACTCTTTTGTTTTATTTTCAGATGGTGAAAAAGGAGCTTCTCAAGTATCGGCTGGCATTGTAAACCCTGTAGTTCTTAAGAAGTTTACCACTTTTTGGAAGGCTAATGAGCAGATAGAATTTCTTACAGATACAATAAAGGAAATAGAAGCTTATACAGGTACAAATTATTTAATAGAAGCCCCTATACATAGGATATTTCATGACGAATCTGAGAGAGAATTGTGGAAGAAAAAAAGGCTAGAGAAGGAAGATTTGAAGCCTTTTTTGAGTGATGATTTCTATACATTAGAAAATGTAGAAAATCCTTTTGAGACAGGTAAAGTATTGAGGTCTTCAAGGCTAAATGTACCTTTGTTTTTTAGTAATTATTTACACTATTTGGAGCGTCAAAATAAATTGATAAAGGAACGATTTGATTATAATCAAATTGATGTGGAAAATAATAAATATAAAGATTGGATTTATAAAAAAATTGTTTTTGCGGAGGGGATAGGCGTTAAAAATAATCCTTTTTTTAGGGATATTATGGTAAATCCAAATAAAGGGCATCATCTTAAAGTAAAACTTTCTAAAGAGCTATACTCTGATGTTACTATTAAGAAAAAACATTTTTTATTTCCTTTAGAAGAGACTAATTCTTTCTACTATGGAGGAACCTATGATAGAGATAATACTGATGAGAAAATAGACACTAAAGCCGTAGAACAACTTGAAAATGGACTGAAAGAATTTTATCCGTTTGATTTTGAAATACAAGAGGTTTGTTATGGTTTTAGACCTACAGTTAAGGATAGAAGACCTATTTTGGGAGCTCACGAGGTATATTCTAATTTGTATGTTTTTAATGGATTAGGGGCAAGGGGGATTCTCAATGGTAGCTATTTTTCTAAAATATTATACGATTTTACTCAAACTCAAATAGAATTGCCTAAGGAAGTTAATGGTTTACGTTTTTTTAGCTAA